The window GGATAGTCTTCCGACAATAGTTTGGAGGATACGCGTTGACCCAGACAAACGTCCGCACGGGGAACCAACCGTACTCCAGGGCGAACATCGAGTACCTTGTTGCCCGCTGCTCTGGCTTGGTGGCTCTGGTTTTATACTGCCTCGCTCTTCCCGAGATTGTGTCTCAAATTCCGCTGCGCTCGCCCCTTTGGGATCTGACCTTCATGGTGGGAATCCCGATTACCATCCTTGGAACGCTGATGATTCGCCGGTCTTTGGCGCGGATCAAAGTCAGTGCCGGAGCCGCGGCTGCCCTGATATTTTGCGGCTTCACGCTTTGGCATTTCGGCCTGATCGGAGATGGCAGCCAGGTTGAGTCCAAGCCTTGGTCAAACGGGGCAGCATCCATAGGTGTTGCCCTGGCAGCAGTCTCCGTCCGCCCTGCAGTAGCAACCTTCTACAACGTCCTTTTCAGCACGATGCTCGTGCTGGTACCAGCAACGGGATACGGCAACACACGGGATTGGTATGACTCAGCACAGGATGGCCTCCTGTCTCTGGCACTCGGAATTGTCATCGTCACGTTGATGTCTGCTCTCCGTGACGCGACGTCCGCTTCTGACCGGGCTGCGGTGAGGGCTGTAGAAAGATTTGGAGAGGTAGCCCGATCTGAAGCCATAAGAACGGAAAGGTCCCGGCTCGACGGGCTTATCCACGACACGGTGATGGCCACGCTGATAGTCGCGGCTCAGGCACGCTCCCAGGAAGTATTTGATGCGGCCCGTAAAGCAGCGGCATTAGCGTTGGCCGATCTCGGTGCGATCATGTCTGGCCGCGCGGACGACAGCACGTCCATAAGTCGTGAAGAATTTGTAAACAGACTCCATGCAGCCACATCCCACTATTCCCCCGACTTCACCTGCGGGCTGGGACGAGATCCGATTGAATTCCTCCCTCTCAATTCCGCGCGTGCCATCATTCAAGCCACCACAGAAGCGGTCAGGAACAGCAGCATCCATGCTTCAGGAACCCCGGCGCACGTAGCTGTCAGCTTTGATCAGTCACAGCGAGCGCCTCACCGGGAAGTTGTTGTGGAGATATCAGATCAGGGGCCAGGCTTCGAAGTATCCCAAGTGTCGCCGCGCAGGTTAGGCGTTCGTGTTTCGATCATTCAACGGATGACCGAAGCCCACGGCGAGGCCCAAATATCTTCCTCGAATCAGGGGACCACGGTCCGATTGACCTGGCGTGAAGGATCTGGCGGCCGTGGATAGATCCATATCGCGTCGTGTCATCCTGGCTTGCAGCATTCCTTATCCCGTGGTCCACATAGTTCTTGGCCTTGCCAATTTGCATCGAGTCACATCAGCCACACAGACACTGGTTGCAATGGTCATTTGTGTTGCCATCATTGTCATCGTTTCCATCTCGGACGCCCAGCGGCCGCTTGGCGTGGCGTCCGCTTGGACGGCAACTGTCGGCGTCGTGATTATTGAAGTTCTCGTAAAGAGTGCGCTGCCCGTAGGCACGCACCCTGGCTACGCGGCTTGGCATTGCGGGGCAATCCAGATGCTCTTGGTAACCGTGGCCATCCGAGGCCGAAAGGCAATCGCCTGGTTTGGAATTGGTGTCTTCGCTGTGGTCGATTTCGTCGCTTCCCTTGCGCAGCAACTGACGCTGAATGCGGCGCTTGCAATGATCGTGACTCCGCTCTTATGGATGGGTATGGCCACGGCCCTCAGTTTCATCCTGAGGCGTTGCGCCCGGCAAACTGCCGCCTTCACCGAACAGGAACAGTCTTCGGCCAAGATCCTGGCCACCCAAAATGCACGTGACCTTGCTCAAAATGAATGGATGCGGGATCTCAGCAGGGCGACGCGGCCAATGCTGGAACGCATCGCTGAGGGGGCCCTCGGACCAGCAGAGCAGGAAGCGTGTGTCCTTTTGGAAGCGGAGCTGCGGGATCAAATTCGCGGGCGGGCATTGGCCACTCCGGCCGTGTTGCACGCAGCCCGAGCCGCCAGAGGAAGAGGGGTCCGGGTGGAGATTTTGGATGACCGCGCCACGGATCTTCCCGAGGACTTACTCGCGGAAGCAACCGCACAGCTGATCGGGGCTCTTGATCGCGCTGAGGACGGCGCCGTGAAATGCCGTGCCCTTCCTGAGGGCGCTGACGTCGCCGTGACAATCCTGGCCTTCAGCGAAGACGCAAACGATGAGGCTCTGTTCATGGAAATCCGACACGAATCGAATGACGCCGCCAGTCACCAGTTGTGGTGACAATTCCCGCGGACCAGGGGCTTGAACTACATCAGGCACTTAGCCTTCAAGAAGCCAGAGCCATACGATTCCGGAAAGTCCGGTGATCGCCACTCTGAGATGAGAGGGTCGTGATCATCATGTCGGCACAGCCAATCCAGGCTTCTCCGCTATCGGGTAACAGCCATCATGCGGAACTTTCGCCCGAAGCCGAAACCACCTTGGGCATGTTCGCCCACCTGAGTGGGCTGATGGGAATTGTGGGTCCTCTAGTTGTATATCTCGTTTTGCAGGAGCGATCGCTGTTCGCCCGGAAACAAGCCTTGGAAGCGATCAACTTTCACCTCACGGTGATCCTGTCAGTCCCGGTTGGCATTGCCTTCGTATTCGCCGGGAACCTCTTCGGCTCATACCAACCCATCACTGTCATCCTGGCTTCCGCCATCATCTTCCCCATCGTGGCTGCTACCAACGCAGGAGCCGGCCAGCTCTACCGGTACCCCGTGGCAATCCGTTTCATCAAAAACTGAACCAAAGGCTCGAGAGAAGAAAAACCCATGCCTACAAAATCGTCACGCACCGCGATCGCTGTGGTCACCCTCATCGGCCTTGCCTCGTTGGCCGCTTGCGCGGCCCCGTCACCTAATGTGGCCGAGCTACCGTCATCCGAAGAGGCGTCGCCCAGCTATTCAGCTCCCGCTTCTCCAACATCTACGCCGACGAAGACCCCCTCAACCGCCCCTTCGGGGACTGGGACTGCCTCACCCTCCGCTAGCCCCACGGCAACCTCAAGATCTTCAACCGCCACCGCTGGCTCCTACAGGCTCACGGATGTGGCCTCGGCAGCGTGGGGAAACGGATTCAACACCGAGGACGGAGTCACCATCCAAACCACCAAGTTCGCTGAAGCAATCGTAGGCAGCTACCCTTCCAGCTCTACCAACAAGATGAACACGGCGTCGTGGGCTCTTAAGGGACTGTGTACCTCGCTCACGGTTTCGGTTGGTCAGGATGCTTCGTCCCCGGACGTTGGCGGAAGCACCCACTTCATCGTCTTTGTTGACGGAGCTGAGAAGGCCCAAGAGTCAAAAGGGCCTTACGACCAGCCGACTGAGCTGACGGTCGATGTAACCGGCGGCAATCGTTTGGAGCTTCTGGACCTACGAACCCAGAAAGACGGTCACAACGTCTGGGGCAGCCCCCGGATTGCTTGCTCACAAAACCCATCCCCCAAGAAATGACTCCGGAGAAGGTAAAGCTCATGGGCAACAGGCTCCTATCCATTCCAGTATTAGCTGCAGCCTTCGCCCTTGCGGGGTGCTCAGCGGGCGCCGCCCCGGTAGGCCAACCCTTGCCAGCGTTTGAGTCGACCGTACCGCCAAGCGCGAGTACTTCGTCGCCCCCTCCAACTACGCCAGCAGTCACGCCGTCGATCGCCCCACCACCTGAAACCATCTCTCCAGCACCCCACACCATGGATTGGAGATTCGCGAACGACAGCGGTTACAGCTACACGATGTCCATCGGCCTTTGGGACACGGTGACGGTTCCAGCTAATGGAACGATTGCTCACCCTGGGAAGAGCAGCTTCCTCTTGGGAGGGACCTGCACTTACGACCCTCAACGGGATGCCGTTATTCCCGGCGCTCTTGTAGCCAAGGTGACCACCGAATCCTTCACAACAACAGTGAGCATGAGGGCCATCATTTCCAGTTCCGGGCTGGACCTCGAGAAGTATTCCGGAGCGGGAGTAGCCCCGGCACGCGAGGATAAACGCATTCAAGTTGCCCAGTCATTCAAGTCGGGCCCGAGCTGCCAGGCATTCTCGAGCGAGAACTCTGTGGGATACGGCGAGGCCGGAGGGTTCGGCGTGAAGTGGGCGGATCCCCAACAGCCCGGCGCCACGATGTCGCATCATTTCTTCATCATCGTCAAGAACTACCGCAGTCCAGCCACGCCCTCTGGAGATCAGGAACTACTCAATGCCATGGGTATCCGTCCTATTTCGAGCGGTGACACTTCAGATGCCGCCAGTGTCTTCAAGGAAGTGGGCGAACCGGTGCAGGGCAAACGCAACTACCGAGGACTAACACTCTCCGGCATGAGCGCCAGCGGATCATAAAAAATATCATCGGTGGCTCTTCCCGTAACTGGGAAGAGCCACCGATGGGATAGAGCGTCCGGATCAAGCCCGAGGGAAGTGATAGAGCGTCCGACCCAAACCCGAGGGAAGTGATAGAGGGACCCGCCCAAGCCCGAGGGAAGTGAGAGAGGGTGCGGGAGGGGTTACATGTCCGCCAGCGCGCCGCCCGGATTCTCCATTGCGTCGGCAACGTAGCGGAGGAAGCCGGCCGCGGTTTCGCCGTCGCACACCCGGTGGTCGAAGGCGAGGGTCAGTTCGGTGACCTTGCGGACGGCCAGCTCACCGTTGACCACCCAGGGCTTGTCGATGATGCGGCCCACGCCCAGCATCGCAACCTCGGGATAGTTGATGATCGCGGCTGAGCCGTCCACACCGAATACACCGTAGTTGTTCAGCGTGAAGGTGCCGGAACCCAGTTCGGTGGGGGTCGCCTTTCCGTCACGTGCGACGGCGGTGAGTCGGCGGATCTCTGCGTCCAGTTCCCGAGCACTCAGCTCGTGCGCGTTACGGACGGACGGGACCACGAGTCCGCGGTCGGTCTGGGCGGCGAAGCCGAGATTGATCCCTTCGAATCCGACGATCTCCTGTGTGCCGTCCGCAGCCGTTTCAAAGCGCGTGTTCAAGGCCGGGTACTTTTTTAACCCAGCCGTGACAAAACGGGCGATGAAGGCCAACAGACCAGGGGTATCGTGCGGTGCACGCTTCTTGAGCTCGGCCCGCATTTCCAGCAGCGCGGTCGCGTCCACATCCACCCAAACGGTGGCTTCGGGGATCTCCGAGCGACTGCGGGTCATGTTCGCGGCAACAGCCTTCCGAACCCCACGAACAGGTGTCCGCGCCGAGACAGCCAAACCAGTTCGGCCATCAACAGCACCAGCGTCAGCAGAAGCGGCAGCAGGAGCGGCCACCGGAGCCGAGACAGGAACAGAGGGAGCAGCAGCAACAGAAGGCGCAGTAATCGCAGCCTCCACGTCCCTGCGCATGATCAGCCCACTGGAACCCGAACCCTCAATCGCTTCGAGGGACACACCATGGTCACGCGCCATCTTGCGGACAAGCGGCGAGATGACAGCACTGAGCTTGCCAGGGATACGCGTCCCCGCCACAGACGGTTCCATCACCGGCTCAGCAACAGAAGTAACAGAGACAGGAGCAGCAACTGCAGAATCAACTACAGAAACACTCGCCTTCCGCGGTCGGGTCCGGCCACCGGTCACTCCCCCGGGCGTTCCGTACCCAATCAGCACGTTGCCAGATCCGGCCTTCTCCTCGGTCCGGTACGTCTCGGCAGCAGCTTCCACGTCGGATGAAACGTCGAGGCCCGAGGACACGGGCGAAGGATCAACAGAACCAGCCGGAACAGGAGCAGGAGCGGCAGCGGGCGAAGCCGAGGTAGAACCAGCGCGAGCGATCGAGATCAGCGGCTTGCCGACGTCGAGCGTTTGACCGGCCTCACCGTGCAACTCGGCAACGGTGCCGGCGTAAGGCGAGGGCACCTCGACCATGGACTTGGCGGTCTCAACCTCGGCGATGGGCTGGTCAACCACAATCTCGTCACCCACGGCAACGAGCCAGTTCACCAGTTCGGCCTCGGTGAGGCCCTCCCCAAGATCGGGCAGTTTGAAGACCTGCATATCTGAGCTCATGGTCAGTCCTCCCATTGAAGGTCGTCGACGGCGTCGAGGATACGGTCGACGCTTGGCAGGTAGTAGTGCTCCAGCTTGGGAGACGGGAACGGGACGTCGAAGCCGGTCACCCGCAATACGGGAGCGGCGAGGTAGTGGAATGCGCGTTCTTGGACGCGGGCCACGATCTCGGAAGACACAGAGGCGAATCCGTGGGCTTCAGCGATCACGACGGCGCGTCCCGTCTTGCGTACGGACGCGCAGACGGTTTCGTCGTCGAAGGGGACGAGGGTTCGGACGTCGATGACTTCCAGGGACCGGCCCTCTTCCGCGGCGGCAGCCGCAGCGGCGAGCGCGGTGGGAACGGACGGGCCGTAGGCGATGAGCGTCGCGTCTGTGCCGGGACGGGCAACAGCTGCGCGGCCCTCGGTGGAGGTTCCGGCGTCGTGCTCTGCTCGCAAGGCACCCAAGTCAACCTGGTCCTTGGACCAGTAGAGCTTCTTGGGTTCCATGAACATGACGGGGTCATCGGAGTCGATTGCTTCGCGGAGCATGCGGTAGCCGTCGGCAACGGTGGCCGGGGTGTAGACCTTCAGGCCGGCGGTGTGGGCGTAGTAGGACTCGGAGGAGTCGCAGTGGTGTTCCACTCCCCCGATGCCGCCGGCGTAGGGAACACGGATGACCATGGGCATTTTGAGTTTGCCCTTGGTGCGGTTGTGCATTTTGGCTACGTGGCTGACGATTTGTTCGAAGGCCGGGTAGGCGAAGGCGTCGAACTGCATTTCGATCACGGGGCGCATGCCGTTGATGGCCATACCCACGGCCATACCCACGATGCCGGATTCGGCCAGCGGGGTGTCGAAGCAGCGTTGTTCGCCGAATTCGGCCATGAGGCCGTCGGTGATGCGGAAGACGCCGCCCAGCATTCCCACGTCTTCGCCGAAGACCAGGACCGACGGGTCGGCGCGCATGGCGTCGGCCATGGCGGTGTTGAGCGCCTTGGCCATGGTGAGGCTTTGCGGGCCGGCGGCTTCGGCAGTGGCCGCGGCGGAAGCGGCGGCGCTGGCGGTGGCTGCACTGACATTGCCGTTGGCGCTGGTGCCTGCAGTGGTGACGGTCATTTTGCGCTCTCCTCTCGGGCGAGTTCGCTGGCCAGCAGCTCGGACTGTTCTTTCAGCTGCGGCGTTTGTTTGTCGAAGACGTACTTGAAGAGGTCCAGCGGCTGGACGGGGACGTCCTCGCCCAGGCCTTCGCGGAGCTGAGTAGCCACGGCTTCGGCATGCGAAGCAATGCGCTCCGAAGCCGCGGAATCCAGCAGTCCCTTGTCAGTGAGGTACGACTTCATGCGTGCCAGCGGATCCTTGGCCTGCCATTCGGCAACTTCGCTGTCCGGGCGGTAGCGGGTGGCGTCGTCGGCGTTGGTGTGGGCTTGCATGCGGTAGGTGTGGGCCTCGATCAGCAGCGGGCCAGAACCGTCGCGGGCAAGCTTCACGGCCCGGTCCATCACGGCGAGCAGCGCCACGAGGTCGTTGCCGTCAACGCGCTCACCGGCCATGCCGTAGCCAACAGCCTTGTGGGCCAGCGACGGCGCCACAGACTGGTGGCTGAGCGGTACGGAGATGGCGTACTTGTTGTTCTGCACGAAGAAGATGACGGGCAGGTGGAAGACGGCGGCGAAGTTCAGGGCTTCGTGGAAGTCGCCTTCGCTGGTGGCGCCGTCGCCACACATGGCCATCACTACGGTGTTTTCACCTCGCAGCTTGGCAGCGTGGGCAACGCCCACAGCGTGCAGCAGCTGGGTGGTCAACGGCGTGCACTGGATGCCCACGTTGTGCTCTGTGGGATCGTATCCGCCGTGCCAGTCGCCGCGGAAGATGGTCATCACCTCAACGGGGTCCACCCCGCGGGTCATGACAGCGACGGCGTCACGGTAGGTGGGGAACAGCCAGTCGCCTTCGCTCAGGCACATGGCGGCTGCAACCTGGCAGGCTTCCTGGCCGTGGCTTGAGGGGTAGACGGCCATGCGGCCCTGCCGGACCAGCGCAGAGTTCTGATCGTTGACGCGGCGTCCGACGACGAGTTGCTCGTACGCGGCCATCAGTTCAGAATCGCCGGGGGTGGGGTATTCGTGGCCGGGTTCGGTGCCTTGCTCGTCATGGGAGCGGAGGGTGCCGTCCGGGTTCACCATTTGGATCTGGTGCCGGGCAGGGAGCATGTAGTCCTCAACGCTGATGCCGAATTTTGTCCGAACGTCAGCAACCTGGTCCTCTACAGCCGTTTCCGGCGCAGAGTGATCTGCGTGGATCGTCATTGGTCCGTCCTTCTCTAGCCACTATGTGCTTCCAGTATGTTCCTCGGGTCTGTTTCGTATCCAGCTTTTGGCCAAATCATGGAAGCCATTGCCAAACCCGGGTATTCTGAAAGACGAATTGCAATTGTGAGCTGGGTTACGTGCCTGTGCTGTAGACGAATTGGAGAGCCAGTGAGCGAGGCCGAGGCGGAGCAGACCGCCGTACCGCTGGACAATGTTGACCGGGACATCATCCGCGAGCTGACCACCGATGGGCGGATGTCCATCACGCACGTGGCGGAGAACGTCCACATCAGCCGCGCCCATGCCTACTCCCGGATCGCCCGGCTCACGGGTGAGGGCGTGCTGACCAAGTTCACGGCACTGGTGGATCCCATCAAGGCGGGCCTGCGTTCCTCGGCGTACGTGACGTTGAAGGTTCAGCAGCACTCGTGGCGTGAGTTGAAGGAACAGCTGCGGGCCATCCCGGAGATCCATCACATCGCTTTGGTGGGCGGCGACTTTGACGTCATCCTCCTGGTCCGTGCCACAGACAACATCCATCTGCGCCGTGTGATCTTCGACCAATTGCAATCTATGGACGGTGTGCTGGATACCCAGACTTTCCTGGTGTTTGAGGACGTGGATACCCGGTAGGAGTCCGTTCCTGGATTTCCTGAGAGGGAACGGTCATT is drawn from Arthrobacter sp. 31Y and contains these coding sequences:
- a CDS encoding ATP-binding protein, producing the protein MTQTNVRTGNQPYSRANIEYLVARCSGLVALVLYCLALPEIVSQIPLRSPLWDLTFMVGIPITILGTLMIRRSLARIKVSAGAAAALIFCGFTLWHFGLIGDGSQVESKPWSNGAASIGVALAAVSVRPAVATFYNVLFSTMLVLVPATGYGNTRDWYDSAQDGLLSLALGIVIVTLMSALRDATSASDRAAVRAVERFGEVARSEAIRTERSRLDGLIHDTVMATLIVAAQARSQEVFDAARKAAALALADLGAIMSGRADDSTSISREEFVNRLHAATSHYSPDFTCGLGRDPIEFLPLNSARAIIQATTEAVRNSSIHASGTPAHVAVSFDQSQRAPHREVVVEISDQGPGFEVSQVSPRRLGVRVSIIQRMTEAHGEAQISSSNQGTTVRLTWREGSGGRG
- a CDS encoding DUF4870 domain-containing protein, which gives rise to MSAQPIQASPLSGNSHHAELSPEAETTLGMFAHLSGLMGIVGPLVVYLVLQERSLFARKQALEAINFHLTVILSVPVGIAFVFAGNLFGSYQPITVILASAIIFPIVAATNAGAGQLYRYPVAIRFIKN
- a CDS encoding NPCBM/NEW2 domain-containing protein, which gives rise to MPTKSSRTAIAVVTLIGLASLAACAAPSPNVAELPSSEEASPSYSAPASPTSTPTKTPSTAPSGTGTASPSASPTATSRSSTATAGSYRLTDVASAAWGNGFNTEDGVTIQTTKFAEAIVGSYPSSSTNKMNTASWALKGLCTSLTVSVGQDASSPDVGGSTHFIVFVDGAEKAQESKGPYDQPTELTVDVTGGNRLELLDLRTQKDGHNVWGSPRIACSQNPSPKK
- a CDS encoding dihydrolipoamide acetyltransferase family protein; protein product: MSSDMQVFKLPDLGEGLTEAELVNWLVAVGDEIVVDQPIAEVETAKSMVEVPSPYAGTVAELHGEAGQTLDVGKPLISIARAGSTSASPAAAPAPVPAGSVDPSPVSSGLDVSSDVEAAAETYRTEEKAGSGNVLIGYGTPGGVTGGRTRPRKASVSVVDSAVAAPVSVTSVAEPVMEPSVAGTRIPGKLSAVISPLVRKMARDHGVSLEAIEGSGSSGLIMRRDVEAAITAPSVAAAPSVPVSAPVAAPAAASADAGAVDGRTGLAVSARTPVRGVRKAVAANMTRSRSEIPEATVWVDVDATALLEMRAELKKRAPHDTPGLLAFIARFVTAGLKKYPALNTRFETAADGTQEIVGFEGINLGFAAQTDRGLVVPSVRNAHELSARELDAEIRRLTAVARDGKATPTELGSGTFTLNNYGVFGVDGSAAIINYPEVAMLGVGRIIDKPWVVNGELAVRKVTELTLAFDHRVCDGETAAGFLRYVADAMENPGGALADM
- a CDS encoding alpha-ketoacid dehydrogenase subunit beta gives rise to the protein MTVTTAGTSANGNVSAATASAAASAAATAEAAGPQSLTMAKALNTAMADAMRADPSVLVFGEDVGMLGGVFRITDGLMAEFGEQRCFDTPLAESGIVGMAVGMAINGMRPVIEMQFDAFAYPAFEQIVSHVAKMHNRTKGKLKMPMVIRVPYAGGIGGVEHHCDSSESYYAHTAGLKVYTPATVADGYRMLREAIDSDDPVMFMEPKKLYWSKDQVDLGALRAEHDAGTSTEGRAAVARPGTDATLIAYGPSVPTALAAAAAAAEEGRSLEVIDVRTLVPFDDETVCASVRKTGRAVVIAEAHGFASVSSEIVARVQERAFHYLAAPVLRVTGFDVPFPSPKLEHYYLPSVDRILDAVDDLQWED
- the pdhA gene encoding pyruvate dehydrogenase (acetyl-transferring) E1 component subunit alpha; the protein is MTIHADHSAPETAVEDQVADVRTKFGISVEDYMLPARHQIQMVNPDGTLRSHDEQGTEPGHEYPTPGDSELMAAYEQLVVGRRVNDQNSALVRQGRMAVYPSSHGQEACQVAAAMCLSEGDWLFPTYRDAVAVMTRGVDPVEVMTIFRGDWHGGYDPTEHNVGIQCTPLTTQLLHAVGVAHAAKLRGENTVVMAMCGDGATSEGDFHEALNFAAVFHLPVIFFVQNNKYAISVPLSHQSVAPSLAHKAVGYGMAGERVDGNDLVALLAVMDRAVKLARDGSGPLLIEAHTYRMQAHTNADDATRYRPDSEVAEWQAKDPLARMKSYLTDKGLLDSAASERIASHAEAVATQLREGLGEDVPVQPLDLFKYVFDKQTPQLKEQSELLASELAREESAK
- a CDS encoding Lrp/AsnC family transcriptional regulator, producing the protein MSEAEAEQTAVPLDNVDRDIIRELTTDGRMSITHVAENVHISRAHAYSRIARLTGEGVLTKFTALVDPIKAGLRSSAYVTLKVQQHSWRELKEQLRAIPEIHHIALVGGDFDVILLVRATDNIHLRRVIFDQLQSMDGVLDTQTFLVFEDVDTR